One Helicobacter cetorum MIT 00-7128 DNA window includes the following coding sequences:
- the thiC gene encoding phosphomethylpyrimidine synthase ThiC, translating to MRTEYLKNRKNPQTQLYYAKNGIITEEMAYIANIESIEAEVVRKEIAKGRLIVPANINHTNLNPMGIGIALRTKINANIGSSAIIHSIDEEVEKLNISIKYGADTVMDLSTGGDLDEIRKAIIAHSSVPIGTVPMYQILHDVNNDVMKLDIPTMLKTLEKQAKQGVSYFTIHCGFLLEHMPYVSKRKMGIVSRGGSLMASWMMHYHKENPFYTAFDDILAICKEYDVSLSLGDSLRPGCLADASDTAQFAELKVLGELAKRAYEKDVQVMIEGPGHVPLNQIERNVRLQREYCNDAPFYVLGPLVTDIAAGYDHIASAIGACLAAYKGVAMLCYVTPKEHLGLPNAKDVREGIIAYKIAAHAADIARGRVGARVRDDLMSDARYAFEWNKQFELALDPERAKEYHDEALPEEVFKGAEFCSMCGPKFCSYKVSQDIFKNYQAG from the coding sequence ATGCGAACAGAATATTTAAAAAACAGAAAAAACCCACAAACTCAGCTCTACTATGCTAAAAATGGGATTATTACCGAAGAAATGGCTTATATTGCCAATATTGAAAGCATAGAGGCAGAAGTTGTTAGAAAAGAAATTGCTAAAGGGCGCTTGATTGTCCCAGCTAATATCAATCATACCAACTTAAACCCTATGGGTATAGGCATAGCCTTACGCACCAAAATCAATGCTAATATTGGAAGTTCAGCCATTATTCATAGCATTGATGAAGAAGTAGAAAAGCTAAATATATCCATTAAATATGGTGCTGATACGGTTATGGATTTATCCACAGGTGGAGATTTAGACGAAATCAGAAAGGCTATCATTGCTCATTCTAGTGTGCCTATTGGAACCGTGCCTATGTATCAAATCTTACATGATGTCAATAACGATGTGATGAAACTTGATATTCCCACCATGCTAAAAACTTTAGAAAAGCAAGCCAAACAAGGGGTAAGCTACTTTACTATCCATTGTGGGTTTTTACTAGAGCATATGCCCTATGTAAGTAAGCGAAAAATGGGAATTGTGAGTCGTGGAGGGAGCTTAATGGCATCTTGGATGATGCACTATCATAAAGAAAATCCTTTCTACACTGCTTTTGATGATATTTTGGCTATTTGCAAGGAATATGATGTCAGTTTGAGCTTGGGTGATTCTTTGCGTCCGGGTTGTCTAGCCGATGCAAGCGATACAGCGCAATTTGCAGAATTAAAAGTCTTAGGAGAACTTGCTAAAAGAGCTTATGAAAAAGATGTGCAAGTGATGATTGAAGGCCCCGGTCATGTGCCTTTAAATCAAATTGAAAGAAATGTAAGATTACAAAGAGAATATTGTAATGATGCGCCTTTTTATGTTTTAGGGCCATTGGTTACTGATATTGCAGCTGGATATGACCATATCGCTAGTGCTATTGGCGCATGCTTAGCGGCTTATAAAGGAGTGGCTATGCTATGCTATGTAACCCCTAAAGAGCACTTGGGCTTACCTAATGCCAAAGATGTAAGAGAGGGCATTATTGCGTATAAAATCGCTGCTCATGCTGCTGATATTGCTAGAGGAAGAGTGGGTGCGAGAGTGAGAGATGACTTGATGAGTGATGCAAGATATGCGTTTGAATGGAACAAGCAATTTGAACTAGCCTTAGACCCAGAAAGAGCTAAAGAATATCACGATGAAGCATTACCAGAAGAAGTCTTTAAGGGAGCAGAATTTTGCTCTATGTGTGGTCCTAAGTTCTGTAGCTACAAAGTAAGCCAAGATATTTTCAAAAACTATCAAGCAGGATAA
- a CDS encoding outer membrane protein has translation MPLLNSNQLDTLSNGVSSQITNLQNQINTLGSSATAEQKTQLAQLNIQKQAINVLQALQQDPSLFKNPQIENLAKSLQLNAGITQNGVGIMSLGLVMIQTNELLQLIKNNPTTNLIQTHSKEQPTLITNNYATHSSPTSTTEVLKSLDSLRLSSIKGYLEGYLEELNGMMNGQYYQQGFQHNITLNTIKTKVQSILSALNSNQAFNSSSITESLKTIIDDLNANTIGRNDTITDKEILQNGLIGWSENEGAKITPHAYLTPNFGINSLMLFQMLQGIAKNQKDVNYAYALSYAFQHFRKQYVNFFSNEVYNGCAFKSNDCGKLVSPPTLQNLIEKIDPKLIPTYKQLLNKASNEFQKTMETADAIGSASAFTSAMTTLKNKISALANSNDKQQALNIIDKMLTDIPIYDAQSSNFNMQLSAWMWGIVMNSPTTVHITVLSGQTKNGVKENSSVVISGSFVPADGCSGNCSEYQYTPKIKTPQQLYHAVSDWWNNMGNIANALNSHNPKEIGVAIQSFGNFYNEQWKNNPHYQQGGSYLNKNQIKQILNNINTSLPKADQQTLHFTFMALPTNSTNTLSQQHQATYNTLQVSKPIALASLSTLASMFNNMNYLSSPTTTFTNNDKVIESKQQGYMLGFGIKGGYKQMFNHYIKGNRESKKKYGQFGLRYYAFLDYNYGVLSQRNTNQVNMNMLTYGVGLDILVNIFENKLASYGIFGGFQIAGNSWLATRNYSSSMKDKIRATHFQCLFDFGLRTNILSHHGIELGVKIPMLSQRYIDVANYKVNYKREYVYYVGYVWGF, from the coding sequence GTGCCTTTACTAAACTCTAATCAATTAGACACGCTTTCTAATGGTGTCTCTAGTCAAATCACAAATTTACAAAACCAAATAAACACTTTAGGTAGTAGTGCTACAGCAGAGCAAAAAACACAACTCGCTCAACTAAACATTCAAAAACAAGCTATCAATGTTTTACAAGCTTTACAACAAGACCCTAGCTTGTTTAAAAACCCTCAAATAGAAAATCTAGCTAAAAGCTTGCAATTAAATGCAGGAATCACTCAAAATGGTGTGGGCATTATGAGCTTAGGTTTAGTGATGATTCAAACCAATGAATTATTGCAACTTATAAAAAATAATCCAACTACTAATCTTATTCAAACACATTCTAAAGAACAACCAACACTTATAACAAATAACTACGCCACTCATTCTAGCCCTACCTCTACTACAGAAGTGCTTAAAAGCCTTGATAGTTTAAGACTTTCATCTATTAAGGGGTATTTGGAGGGTTATTTAGAAGAGTTAAATGGCATGATGAATGGTCAATATTATCAACAAGGATTTCAGCATAACATAACTCTAAATACCATAAAAACAAAGGTTCAAAGTATTTTAAGTGCTTTAAACTCTAATCAAGCATTCAATAGCTCAAGCATAACTGAAAGTTTAAAAACAATCATTGATGATTTGAATGCAAACACTATCGGTAGGAATGACACCATTACAGATAAAGAGATTTTACAAAATGGGCTTATAGGGTGGAGCGAAAATGAAGGTGCAAAAATAACTCCACATGCCTATTTGACCCCTAACTTTGGTATCAACTCTCTTATGCTCTTTCAAATGCTACAAGGCATAGCTAAAAATCAAAAAGATGTGAATTACGCTTACGCACTAAGCTATGCGTTCCAACACTTTAGAAAACAATATGTCAATTTCTTTAGTAATGAAGTTTATAATGGTTGTGCTTTTAAGTCTAATGATTGTGGCAAACTTGTATCACCTCCTACTTTGCAAAATTTAATAGAAAAGATAGACCCCAAACTTATTCCAACCTATAAGCAACTCCTTAATAAAGCCAGCAATGAATTTCAAAAAACTATGGAGACTGCCGACGCTATAGGTAGTGCAAGTGCTTTTACTTCAGCCATGACAACATTAAAAAATAAGATTAGTGCTTTAGCCAATTCAAATGATAAGCAACAAGCCCTTAATATTATTGATAAAATGCTTACAGATATTCCTATTTATGATGCCCAAAGCTCTAATTTTAACATGCAACTAAGTGCATGGATGTGGGGTATTGTTATGAATAGCCCAACTACAGTGCATATTACTGTTCTTAGTGGTCAAACAAAAAATGGTGTTAAGGAAAATTCAAGCGTTGTTATTAGTGGTTCATTTGTGCCTGCTGATGGTTGCAGTGGCAACTGCAGTGAATACCAATATACGCCTAAAATAAAAACCCCACAACAACTCTATCATGCTGTTTCAGATTGGTGGAACAATATGGGCAACATAGCTAACGCCCTTAACTCTCATAATCCTAAAGAAATAGGTGTGGCAATTCAAAGCTTTGGTAATTTCTATAACGAGCAATGGAAAAATAACCCACATTACCAACAAGGTGGAAGTTACCTTAATAAAAACCAAATCAAGCAAATCCTTAACAATATCAACACATCTCTACCCAAAGCTGACCAACAAACCTTGCATTTTACTTTTATGGCTCTACCCACCAACTCTACTAATACTCTCTCTCAACAACACCAAGCTACCTACAATACTCTACAAGTTTCTAAACCCATAGCCTTAGCAAGTCTGAGCACTTTAGCGAGTATGTTTAATAACATGAACTACTTAAGCTCACCTACGACTACATTCACTAACAATGATAAAGTTATAGAAAGCAAACAACAAGGTTATATGCTAGGCTTTGGAATCAAGGGTGGCTATAAACAAATGTTTAATCATTATATTAAAGGCAATAGAGAAAGTAAAAAGAAATACGGACAATTTGGATTAAGATATTATGCTTTCTTAGATTATAACTATGGAGTCTTAAGTCAAAGAAACACTAATCAAGTTAATATGAACATGCTTACTTATGGTGTAGGTTTAGATATTCTAGTGAATATCTTTGAAAATAAACTAGCTAGTTATGGAATCTTTGGTGGTTTTCAAATTGCTGGTAATTCATGGTTAGCTACTAGAAATTATTCTAGTAGTATGAAAGATAAAATTAGAGCGACTCATTTTCAATGTTTGTTTGATTTTGGATTAAGAACTAATATTCTTAGTCATCATGGTATTGAATTAGGAGTAAAGATTCCTATGCTTAGTCAAAGATATATTGATGTAGCTAATTATAAAGTGAATTATAAAAGAGAGTATGTTTATTATGTTGGGTATGTGTGGGGGTTTTAG
- a CDS encoding outer membrane family protein encodes MKNSALLRNKVFYGLCSLGLLSSLGAYDYKISIQAESFSKVGFNNNKINVEKGIYPTETFVTTVGQGNIFLDMLSNHLKNSGHSLEAKVGGTIGGVAYDSTKFNQGGSVIYNYIGYWNGYLGGKSAQLDGGSIHQCALGSDGKVIDSEACGNAKMNKIRRNYVFNNAYLEYRYKDILKIKGGRYESSAPYMSGYTQGFEISTKFKDKSEGTHKMWWFSSWGRAFAYGQYLYDFYSPRTVQLKYADGSVRRTVNYGIHLLSYTYERKGISINPFFQFSPGTYYSPGVILGYDTNPNFDGVGFRSETKAIILLPVHAPLVRGNYRYAARAGTAGQSLLIRQRFDYNEFNFGGAFYKVWKNANAYIGTTGNPLGIDFWANSVYDIGQSMSHVVTEDAISGWVFGGGVHKKFLWGTLWRWTSSTIANEASVAVNVGYKITKNLSANLKLEYFGVMTHSGYMVGSYMPTPGSKALYSDRSHLMTTLSAKF; translated from the coding sequence ATGAAAAATAGTGCGCTTTTGAGGAATAAAGTTTTTTATGGGTTGTGCTCTTTAGGCTTGCTTTCAAGTTTAGGAGCGTATGATTATAAGATTAGTATTCAGGCTGAGTCTTTTTCTAAAGTGGGTTTTAATAATAATAAAATTAATGTAGAGAAAGGAATTTATCCTACAGAAACTTTTGTAACAACTGTAGGTCAAGGAAATATTTTTTTAGACATGCTCTCTAATCATCTTAAAAATTCAGGGCATTCTTTAGAGGCTAAAGTAGGGGGCACAATTGGTGGGGTGGCTTATGATAGCACGAAGTTTAATCAAGGTGGCTCTGTCATTTACAACTATATTGGTTATTGGAATGGTTATCTAGGGGGTAAATCAGCTCAATTAGATGGGGGCAGTATCCATCAATGTGCTTTAGGAAGTGATGGTAAAGTGATTGATTCAGAGGCATGTGGGAATGCCAAAATGAATAAAATTCGCCGTAACTATGTCTTTAATAATGCGTATTTGGAATATCGCTATAAAGATATTTTAAAGATTAAAGGCGGTCGTTATGAATCTAGTGCGCCTTATATGAGTGGCTATACACAAGGCTTTGAGATTAGCACTAAATTCAAAGATAAGAGTGAAGGAACACACAAAATGTGGTGGTTTAGCTCATGGGGAAGGGCATTTGCTTATGGGCAATATCTCTATGATTTCTATTCTCCAAGAACCGTTCAATTAAAATATGCCGATGGTAGTGTGCGAAGAACCGTGAATTATGGTATTCATCTTTTAAGCTACACTTATGAAAGAAAAGGTATTAGCATTAATCCTTTTTTCCAATTTTCTCCGGGGACTTACTATAGCCCGGGTGTTATCTTAGGCTATGATACAAACCCTAATTTTGATGGCGTGGGCTTTAGGTCTGAAACTAAAGCGATAATTTTACTTCCTGTGCATGCGCCTTTAGTGCGTGGCAATTATCGCTATGCGGCTAGAGCGGGAACAGCTGGGCAAAGTTTGCTTATTAGACAGCGATTTGATTATAACGAGTTTAATTTTGGTGGGGCATTTTATAAGGTTTGGAAGAACGCTAATGCCTACATTGGAACTACAGGAAATCCTTTAGGCATAGATTTTTGGGCTAATAGCGTTTATGATATTGGTCAGTCTATGAGCCATGTGGTTACAGAAGATGCGATTTCAGGGTGGGTCTTTGGCGGAGGCGTGCATAAGAAGTTTTTATGGGGCACATTATGGCGCTGGACAAGTAGCACGATTGCTAATGAGGCGAGCGTAGCAGTGAATGTGGGTTATAAAATCACTAAGAATTTATCCGCAAATTTAAAATTAGAATATTTTGGAGTGATGACTCATTCAGGTTATATGGTGGGTAGCTATATGCCAACACCCGGCTCTAAAGCCCTTTATTCAGATAGAAGCCATTTAATGACTACTTTAAGCGCCAAATTTTAA
- the pyrB gene encoding aspartate carbamoyltransferase, whose product MPKKCRHLLQTSDLSVDEIKFLLEKASRYSDDFNAVSLETKEKMQDKIIVALFFENSTRTVSSFEIASLRLGAKFVKLNMQTSSTSKGETLIDTFKNIHAMQPSAMIMRHAFSSAPFKLVEFSQCPLINAGSGVSAHPTQALLDLLTIYKHFGNKLENLKGKKIAFIGDVKNSRVANSNIKLLQRFGLEMMLCAPSSMLPTTSLRTTHKIEEALEFADIIMSLRTQTERHNTPIFASLQDYGNTYCITKERLEKYAKNKEVIILHPGPVHRDIDIESAMLEDERCKVLEQVKNGVAIRMAVLEFLLASSK is encoded by the coding sequence ATGCCAAAAAAATGCCGTCATTTGCTCCAAACAAGCGATTTAAGCGTTGATGAAATTAAGTTCTTATTAGAAAAAGCAAGCAGATATAGCGATGATTTTAATGCGGTGTCTTTAGAGACAAAAGAAAAAATGCAAGATAAAATTATCGTGGCTTTGTTTTTTGAAAATTCCACTAGAACAGTGTCTAGCTTTGAGATTGCAAGCTTAAGATTAGGGGCAAAATTTGTCAAACTAAACATGCAAACTAGCTCTACTTCAAAGGGGGAGACCTTAATAGATACTTTTAAAAATATTCATGCTATGCAACCAAGTGCGATGATTATGCGCCATGCTTTTTCAAGTGCACCTTTTAAATTAGTAGAGTTTTCTCAATGTCCACTTATAAATGCCGGAAGTGGTGTGAGCGCTCATCCTACTCAAGCATTATTAGATTTACTCACCATTTATAAGCATTTTGGTAATAAATTAGAAAATTTGAAAGGAAAGAAAATCGCTTTTATAGGTGATGTAAAAAATTCAAGAGTAGCAAATAGTAACATTAAGTTACTTCAAAGATTTGGGCTTGAGATGATGTTGTGTGCTCCAAGCTCTATGCTCCCTACAACTTCTTTAAGAACTACGCATAAGATTGAAGAGGCGCTTGAATTTGCAGATATTATTATGAGTCTAAGAACCCAGACTGAGCGCCATAATACACCCATTTTTGCAAGCTTACAAGATTATGGCAACACTTATTGTATTACTAAAGAAAGGCTAGAAAAATATGCCAAGAATAAAGAAGTGATAATCTTGCACCCAGGCCCAGTGCATAGGGATATTGACATAGAAAGTGCCATGCTAGAAGATGAGCGCTGTAAGGTCTTAGAGCAAGTTAAAAATGGCGTAGCAATACGCATGGCGGTATTGGAATTTTTACTCGCATCTTCAAAATAA
- a CDS encoding TlyA family RNA methyltransferase yields MRLDYTLFNKKLVSSREKAKALILKKQVLVNKVVISKPSFIIKDSDEVELIAKNLFVSRAGEKLGAFLETHNIDFKNKIILDVGASKGGFSEVSLLKGAQKVLCVDVGKMQLDESLKNNKRIECYEECDIRAFKTLEKIDLLLCDVSFISLYCILEAILALSGEFLVLFKPQFEVGREIKRNKKGVVMDTKAIFNALENFKNYLKTQNMQVLNIQESLVKGKNGNVEFFIHFKRT; encoded by the coding sequence ATGCGATTAGATTACACCTTATTTAACAAAAAATTAGTGAGTAGCAGAGAAAAGGCTAAGGCTTTAATTTTAAAAAAACAAGTTTTAGTCAATAAGGTAGTAATCTCTAAACCATCTTTTATCATTAAAGATAGCGATGAAGTTGAGTTAATCGCTAAAAATCTGTTTGTCAGTAGAGCTGGGGAAAAATTAGGGGCTTTTTTAGAAACCCATAACATAGATTTTAAGAATAAGATTATTTTAGATGTAGGAGCGAGTAAGGGGGGCTTTAGCGAAGTCTCTCTTTTAAAAGGAGCTCAAAAAGTGCTGTGCGTTGATGTGGGGAAAATGCAATTAGATGAGAGTTTGAAAAATAACAAGCGCATAGAGTGTTATGAAGAATGCGATATTAGAGCCTTTAAAACACTAGAAAAAATTGATTTATTGCTTTGTGATGTGAGCTTTATTTCATTATATTGTATTTTAGAAGCGATTTTAGCTTTAAGCGGTGAGTTTTTGGTGCTTTTCAAACCACAATTTGAAGTGGGTAGAGAGATTAAACGCAATAAAAAGGGGGTTGTTATGGATACAAAAGCCATTTTTAACGCCTTAGAAAACTTTAAAAACTATTTAAAAACACAGAATATGCAAGTCTTAAATATTCAAGAAAGCTTAGTGAAAGGTAAAAACGGGAATGTTGAATTTTTTATCCATTTCAAGCGAACCTAA
- a CDS encoding bifunctional riboflavin kinase/FAD synthetase: MLNFLSISSEPKIKSLAIGKFDGLHLGHKALFRELKEPKALLIIEKENYTRPYLTPLNYRSKLIDMPLFFVFLEKISHLSALEFLELLKNKFPHLERLVVGYDFRFGYKRENDALFLKEHFKETIIVPEVKIENVSVHSKMIKLALNNGDLLLANKLLGRHYEVLGEVIKGQGLGHKELVPTLNLKTKDFILPSFGVYASLAKIENQIDKSVSFLGNRLSTDKNFAIECHVLDRTIENPPKELTLQFVEKIRDNMPFNSLKELKNQIQKDILIAKEILGNLC, from the coding sequence ATGTTGAATTTTTTATCCATTTCAAGCGAACCTAAGATTAAAAGCCTAGCTATCGGTAAATTTGATGGCTTGCATTTAGGGCATAAGGCTCTTTTTAGAGAATTAAAAGAACCAAAAGCGCTTTTAATCATAGAAAAAGAAAATTACACTAGACCATATTTAACCCCCCTAAACTATCGCTCTAAACTCATTGATATGCCCTTATTTTTTGTGTTTTTGGAAAAAATTTCGCATTTGAGTGCTTTAGAATTTTTAGAGCTTTTAAAAAACAAGTTTCCACATTTAGAACGCCTAGTGGTAGGCTATGATTTTAGGTTTGGATACAAACGAGAAAATGATGCCTTATTTTTAAAAGAGCATTTCAAAGAGACTATTATTGTGCCTGAAGTGAAGATTGAAAATGTTAGCGTGCATTCTAAAATGATAAAACTAGCCTTAAATAATGGGGACTTGCTTTTAGCTAACAAACTCTTAGGTAGGCATTATGAAGTGCTTGGAGAAGTCATTAAGGGACAAGGCTTAGGGCATAAAGAATTAGTGCCTACTTTAAATTTGAAAACAAAAGATTTTATTCTTCCTAGCTTTGGAGTGTATGCAAGCTTAGCTAAGATTGAGAATCAAATTGATAAAAGCGTGAGTTTTTTGGGCAATCGCTTGAGCACGGATAAAAACTTCGCCATAGAATGCCATGTGCTTGATAGGACAATAGAAAACCCACCTAAAGAACTCACTCTGCAATTTGTAGAAAAGATAAGAGATAACATGCCCTTTAATTCCTTAAAAGAGCTTAAAAACCAAATTCAAAAAGACATTTTAATTGCCAAAGAGATTTTAGGTAATTTGTGTTAA
- the tkt gene encoding transketolase — MQFSNADLEQLKNMATTLRFLCADMVDKANSGHPGVCLGLADIMVVLGLHLNLNPTNPKWLNRDRLVFSGGHASALAYSLLHLWGFNLSLEDLKNFRQLDSITPGHPELHHTEGIEITTGPLGQGFANAVGFSMASKYAQNLLNKEVISHKIYCLCGDGDLQEGISYESASLAGHHNLNNLIVIYDSNQISIEGSTQISFSEDVKKRFLAQNWEVLECDGHNYQAINDALKEAKKATKPTLLIAHTIIGKGAIGLEGSEKTHGSPLNKEVLKQSKENAHFNPNESFVIDSKVRMHFEDVKVRGISLEALWEKSLSPSLKEKIHALKNFDFNTINYPTFKEGESLATRVSNGMILNAIAKEYEGFLGGSADLAPSNNTHLKHSSDFPLGQNLHFGIREHAMGAITNALATYGLFVPFCATFFVFSDYLMPSMRLSALMKLKALFIFTHDSIGVGEDGATHQPIEQLSHLRSLVNFYAFRPSDAFENTACMQVALSLNAPSGFILSRQNLPVLNEVSKEQVLKGAYVKRHAKNPVITLVASGSEVSLALESAKKLEQVNIQAQVVSVPCFDLLIEQDESYFKELFKGKVLVVEASRGLEWYRFADKVISMDCFGSSGKGDKLFEKFGFNIENIITQTKELLNA; from the coding sequence ATGCAATTTAGTAACGCTGATTTAGAACAATTAAAAAACATGGCTACCACACTACGCTTTTTGTGTGCAGACATGGTGGATAAGGCTAATAGTGGGCATCCTGGCGTGTGCTTGGGGTTAGCTGATATAATGGTAGTTTTAGGCTTGCATTTAAATCTTAATCCTACTAACCCTAAATGGCTTAATAGAGATAGATTAGTTTTTAGTGGGGGGCATGCAAGTGCGTTAGCTTATAGCCTACTGCATTTATGGGGTTTTAATTTAAGCCTAGAAGATTTAAAGAATTTTAGGCAATTAGATTCTATTACTCCGGGACACCCCGAATTACACCACACAGAAGGCATTGAAATCACTACAGGTCCTTTAGGGCAAGGCTTTGCTAATGCTGTGGGCTTTAGCATGGCTAGTAAATACGCTCAAAACCTTTTGAATAAAGAAGTCATTTCTCATAAGATTTATTGTTTGTGCGGGGATGGGGATTTGCAAGAAGGCATTAGCTATGAGAGTGCGTCTCTAGCGGGACATCATAACCTTAATAATCTTATTGTAATTTATGATAGCAACCAAATTAGTATTGAAGGCTCTACTCAAATCAGCTTTAGCGAAGATGTCAAAAAGCGTTTTTTAGCCCAAAATTGGGAAGTGCTAGAATGCGATGGGCATAACTATCAAGCCATTAATGACGCCTTGAAAGAGGCTAAAAAAGCCACTAAACCCACTCTTTTAATCGCCCACACAATTATTGGCAAGGGGGCTATTGGCTTAGAAGGAAGTGAAAAAACGCATGGTTCACCCTTAAATAAAGAAGTTTTAAAACAATCCAAAGAAAACGCTCATTTCAATCCTAATGAAAGTTTTGTCATTGATTCAAAAGTTAGAATGCATTTTGAAGATGTAAAGGTTAGGGGCATTAGCTTAGAAGCTTTATGGGAAAAATCCTTAAGCCCTAGCCTAAAAGAAAAAATTCATGCTTTAAAGAATTTTGATTTTAATACTATCAACTACCCCACTTTTAAAGAAGGCGAGAGCCTAGCCACTAGAGTGAGTAATGGAATGATTTTAAACGCTATTGCTAAAGAATATGAAGGCTTTTTAGGGGGGAGTGCGGATTTAGCCCCTTCTAATAACACGCATTTAAAACATTCTAGTGATTTTCCATTAGGACAAAACTTGCATTTTGGAATTAGAGAGCATGCCATGGGGGCTATTACTAATGCTCTAGCTACTTATGGCTTATTTGTGCCATTTTGTGCGACCTTTTTTGTATTTAGCGATTATTTAATGCCAAGCATGCGTTTAAGCGCTTTGATGAAGTTAAAAGCCCTTTTTATTTTTACGCATGATAGTATCGGTGTGGGTGAAGATGGAGCTACACACCAGCCTATAGAGCAACTAAGCCATTTACGCTCTTTAGTTAATTTCTATGCTTTTAGACCAAGCGATGCTTTTGAAAATACCGCTTGCATGCAGGTGGCATTAAGCCTAAATGCCCCTAGTGGCTTTATTTTATCTCGCCAAAACTTGCCTGTGCTTAATGAAGTGTCTAAGGAGCAAGTTTTAAAAGGGGCGTATGTTAAACGCCACGCTAAAAACCCTGTAATCACGCTTGTTGCAAGTGGGAGCGAAGTATCTCTCGCTCTAGAGAGTGCTAAAAAATTAGAACAAGTTAATATCCAAGCTCAAGTAGTGAGTGTGCCATGCTTTGACTTACTCATAGAACAAGATGAAAGCTATTTTAAAGAGCTTTTTAAGGGTAAAGTCTTAGTCGTTGAGGCAAGTCGTGGTTTAGAATGGTATCGTTTTGCTGATAAAGTCATTAGCATGGATTGTTTTGGAAGTTCAGGTAAGGGCGATAAGCTCTTTGAAAAATTTGGCTTTAATATTGAAAATATTATTACTCAAACTAAAGAATTACTCAACGCATGA